A segment of the Streptomyces sp. XD-27 genome:
ACATCCGGCGGATCTTCCATATCGAGAGCCTGAGGTCATTGGGGCTGTCGCTGCGTGACGTCAGGCGCGCGCTCGATGATCCCGGCTTCACGCCCGCAGAGCTCGTCGACGATCTCATCCGCCAGACGCGAGAACGCATTGCACGTGAGACGGAGCTGCTCACGCGACTGAGTCGGATCGGTGCCGCGGAACCCGCGGGCTGGGAGGACGTCCTCCAGATCGTCGCACTCCTCCAGGCGTTGGGGTCAAAGAGCGCTGGGACGCGCCAGCGCGCGGCCTTGTCCTCAGTTGAAGAGGTTCCGGTGCCCGTGGAGGCGCTGGTCGAGGCAGCGCTGAGCGAGACGGACCCGATCGTCGCCGGAGCCCTTCGATGGGCTTTGGCGCGATCGGGCGAGGGCGGATTGGCGCTGCTGGCGGAGGGCCTCGGCTCACCAGTAGCCGAGGTGCGGAAACGTGCCGTCCAGTCCATCGCTGAGATTCCGAACGGTGAGGCGACCGCACGGCTGCAGGACGCCCTCGCGAACCCCGACGTCGTGGTCCGCAGGTATGCGGCTCTGGCGCTCGGGGCACGTGGAGTCGCCGACGCGGTCCCCACGCTCATCGACATGATCGTCGAGGACACGAACGACGTCGATGCAGCCGATGCGCTGAGCGCGCTGGCGAGTGATCCCGCGTTGGCGGACCGGATCGCCACCAGGCTCGTTGACTGCCTCGCCCACGGCACCCTTGAATCGTCTGCACGTCGACGGCTGACACAGGCGCTCGCGGATATCCCGGGAATCACAACGTCACGTGCCCTCGAAGATCTGTCACATGACGAAGACCGTGCCGTTGCGCTTACCGCGACATACATTCTCGGGATGCGCAACGCACGATAACGGATCTTTCCTCGGGTGCTGTGATCCGGGGACCCGGTG
Coding sequences within it:
- a CDS encoding MerR family transcriptional regulator; the protein is MLIGDVARRSGVTARMLRHYDSLGLVRPTGRTDAGYREYSGEDIRRIFHIESLRSLGLSLRDVRRALDDPGFTPAELVDDLIRQTRERIARETELLTRLSRIGAAEPAGWEDVLQIVALLQALGSKSAGTRQRAALSSVEEVPVPVEALVEAALSETDPIVAGALRWALARSGEGGLALLAEGLGSPVAEVRKRAVQSIAEIPNGEATARLQDALANPDVVVRRYAALALGARGVADAVPTLIDMIVEDTNDVDAADALSALASDPALADRIATRLVDCLAHGTLESSARRRLTQALADIPGITTSRALEDLSHDEDRAVALTATYILGMRNAR